One window of the Vicinamibacterales bacterium genome contains the following:
- a CDS encoding N-acetylmuramoyl-L-alanine amidase, producing the protein MKVRVQAAALIAAACCLSIVLPAQQPSSAPYTVVSREARRPLPVRVVSGQEMFALDDLARLFNLTVREDTAAGALTVTAGTQTIVLSPQQPLASVAGRMISLPVAPVRDGRAWFVPVDFVSRALAPGSATRIELRKPSRLVLTGDIRMPRVAARVEPLGSLTRVTIDVAPSTPHTVSQEGSRLIVRFDADALDPGDLRVPAPTETLQAIRPGDTPQTLALDLGPRFASFRAADQAVPAGGTRIVIDLQAQTEAAPPGAPQPQQPAPPAPPAPGETPPLLDLPPPGGLRTIVIDAGHGGDDAGARGAQGTLEKNVTLSVARRLKGSIEARLGVRVLLTRDGDGAVPADQRAALANNNKADLFISLHANASVRPGVAGAEVFYLSLEGYGAPAQRPTQGSPEALPVVGGGVRTIEITPWEMAQTRHVPESTAFARAMEAALRERGVPMSARALQQAPFRVLVGANMPAVLVEMGFLTNAQDEQRLAGDGQQNALVQALLDGILRYRSTSPSAGTR; encoded by the coding sequence TTGAAGGTTCGCGTGCAGGCGGCGGCGCTGATCGCCGCGGCCTGCTGCCTCTCGATCGTGCTGCCGGCTCAGCAGCCGTCCTCCGCCCCCTACACCGTCGTTTCGCGTGAGGCGCGCCGCCCGCTCCCGGTCCGCGTCGTCTCCGGGCAGGAGATGTTCGCGCTCGACGACCTCGCACGCCTCTTCAACTTGACGGTGCGCGAAGACACGGCCGCCGGCGCGCTGACCGTGACCGCGGGCACACAGACGATCGTGCTCTCGCCTCAGCAGCCGCTGGCGTCGGTCGCGGGACGGATGATCTCGCTGCCCGTCGCACCGGTCCGCGACGGACGCGCGTGGTTCGTGCCGGTGGACTTCGTCAGCCGGGCGCTCGCGCCGGGGTCGGCGACGCGGATCGAGCTGCGCAAGCCGTCCCGCCTCGTGCTCACCGGCGACATCCGCATGCCGCGCGTGGCGGCGCGCGTCGAGCCGCTCGGGTCGCTCACGCGCGTCACCATCGACGTCGCCCCGTCGACGCCGCACACCGTCTCACAGGAAGGGTCGCGGCTGATCGTCCGCTTCGACGCGGACGCGCTCGATCCCGGCGATCTCCGCGTGCCCGCCCCCACCGAGACGCTGCAGGCCATTCGGCCGGGAGACACGCCGCAGACGCTCGCGCTCGATCTCGGTCCTCGCTTCGCGTCCTTCCGCGCGGCCGATCAGGCCGTTCCCGCCGGCGGCACGCGCATCGTCATCGATCTGCAGGCGCAGACCGAAGCCGCCCCCCCCGGAGCGCCGCAACCGCAGCAGCCGGCACCGCCGGCACCGCCGGCGCCGGGCGAGACGCCGCCGCTGCTCGATTTGCCGCCGCCCGGGGGCCTGCGCACCATCGTCATCGACGCCGGCCACGGCGGCGACGACGCGGGCGCGAGGGGCGCGCAGGGCACGCTCGAGAAGAACGTCACGCTGTCGGTCGCACGCCGTCTGAAGGGCTCCATCGAGGCGCGCCTCGGCGTCCGCGTGCTGCTGACGCGCGACGGCGACGGCGCCGTCCCGGCAGACCAGCGCGCCGCGCTGGCCAACAACAACAAGGCCGATCTCTTCATCAGCCTGCACGCAAACGCGTCGGTGCGGCCCGGCGTCGCCGGAGCGGAGGTCTTCTACCTGAGTCTCGAGGGCTACGGCGCGCCGGCCCAGCGGCCGACGCAGGGATCGCCGGAAGCGCTGCCTGTCGTGGGCGGCGGCGTTCGCACGATCGAGATCACGCCGTGGGAGATGGCGCAGACGCGTCACGTCCCCGAGTCGACGGCGTTCGCGCGGGCGATGGAAGCGGCGCTGCGCGAGCGCGGCGTGCCGATGAGCGCGCGCGCGCTGCAGCAGGCGCCGTTCCGCGTCCTGGTCGGCGCCAACATGCCGGCGGTCCTGGTCGAGATGGGCTTCCTCACCAACGCGCAGGACGAGCAGCGGCTCGCCGGCGACGGACAGCAGAACGCGCTGGTGCAGGCGCTGCTCGACGGGATCCTCCGCTATCGCTCGACATCGCCATCGGCGGGCACCCGATGA